The proteins below come from a single Mugil cephalus isolate CIBA_MC_2020 chromosome 7, CIBA_Mcephalus_1.1, whole genome shotgun sequence genomic window:
- the LOC125011197 gene encoding actin-binding protein IPP produces MSFSSVSTCTGCVGDGAAAMATQGSEQAPLASDRYARLILAQMNKMRLRTDFCDVGLKVGAQVFRVHRLVLAASSPYFSALFSGGMREADKDEVQILGVETEVFEVLLEFIYTGLISVTVENVQELMVAADMLQLNEVVSVCGEFLKGHMDPSNCVGIFQFLEQIACLEMLEFTENYIHVHFLEVCVTDEFRGLSKDQLVRLLRSEELRIEDEYQVFTAAMDWVLQDVVKRKKHVVEVLEPVRFPLLSPQRLFKYIEGITDFSLRVALQTLLREYTEVTKSPKENKVYSQLQPAKMRPRRKARKYLYAIGGYTRLQGGRWSDSRALSCVERFDTFNQYWTTVSSLHQARSGLGVAVLEGMIYVVGGEKDSMIFDCTERYDPVTKQWAAVASLNFPRCGVGVCPCHGALYALGGWIGSEIGKTMERYDPEENKWEVIGSMAVPRYYFGCCELQGFIYVIGGISDEGMELRSAEVYDPISRRWSALPVMVTRRAYVGVACLNNCIYAVGGWNEALGALETVEKYCPEEEKWVEVAPMSTARAGVSVSAVNGLLYAVGGRAASRDFSAPVTVDSVEIYDPHLDTWTEVGNMITSRCDGGLAVL; encoded by the exons ATGTCCTTCAGCTCCGTGTCAACGTGCACTGGGTGTGTTGGTGATGGCGcagctgccatggcaacccagGGGTCTGAGCAGGCGCCGCTGGCCTCAGACCGCTACGCCAGACTCATCCTGGCCCAGATGAACAAGATGCGACTCCGCACAGACTTCTGTGATGTGGGGCTGAAGGTCGGTGCCCAGGTCTTCAGGGTGCACCGGCTAGTGCTCGCTGCCAGCAGCCCATACTTCTCTGCCCTGTTCTCCGGGGGGATGAGGGAGGCGGATAAAGACGAGGTGCAGATCCTTGGAGTGGAGACTGAAGTATTTGAGGTTCTGCTGGAATTCATTTACACAG GACTGATCAGCGTAACCGTGGAAAATGTTCAGGAGCTGATGGTCGCTGCCGACATGCTCCAGCTGAACGAAGTCGTGTCTGTCTGTGGGGAGTTTCTCAAGGGCCACATGGATCCATCCAACTGTGTGGGCATCTTTCAGTTTCTGGAGCAGATTGCCTGCTTGGAAATGCTAGAGTTTACTGAGAACTACATTCATGTACATTTCCTGGAG GTGTGTGTTACTGATGAGTTCAGGGGCCTGTCAAAGGATCAGTTGGTGAGGCTTCTAAGAAGTGAGGAGCTGAGGATTGAGGATGAGTACCAGGTATTCACTGCAGCAATGGACTGGGTTCTCCAAGATGTagtgaagaggaaaaaacatgtAGTGGAGGTGTTGGAACCAGTCCGCTTCCCTCTGCTTTCCCCACAGAGATTGTTCAAGTACATAGaag GTATTACCGACTTTAGCCTGCGGGTGGCACTGCAGACTCTGCTGAGGGAATACACTGAGGTCACAAAGTCCCCCAAAGAAAATAAGGTGTACAGCCAGCTGCAACCTGCCAAGATGAGGCCCAGAAGAAAAGCCAGGAAATACCTCTATGCCATAG GAGGCTACACGCGGTTGCAGGGTGGACGCTGGAGTGACAGTCGGGCGTTGAGTTGTGTAGAGCGCTTCGACACCTTCAACCAGTACTGGACCACTGTGTCGTCTCTGCATCAGGCTCGCAGTGGGCTGGGAGTTGCAGTCCTGGAGGGCATGATCTACGTGGTGGGAG GGGAGAAAGACTCAATGATCTTTGACTGCACAGAAAGATACGACCCAGTTACCAAGCAGTGGGCTGCTGTGGCATCTCTGAATTTTCCTCGCTGTGGAGTTGGCGTCTGCCCCTGCCATGGAGCTCTGTACGCACTCG GTGGTTGGATTGGCTCTGAGATCGGGAAGACCATGGAACGATATGACCCAGAGGAAAACAAGTGGGAGGTTATTGGGAGCATGGCGGTTCCCCGCTATTATTTCGGCTGCTGTGAACTACAAG GATTCATTTACGTGATCGGAGGCATCAGCGACGAAGGAATGGAGCTGCGCTCTGCAGAGGTGTACGACCCCATCTCCCGACGTTGGAGCGCCCTGCCCGTCATGGTCACACGTCGGGCCTATGTGGGCGTCGCCTGCCTAAATAACTGCATATACGCCGTGGGCGGCTGGAATGAGGCGCTGGGTGCTCTGGAGACAGTGGAGAAGTACTGTCCCGAAGAG GAGAAATGGGTGGAGGTGGCACCGATGTCTACTGCACGCGCAGGTGTGTCAGTGTCAGCTGTGAATGGGCTGCTGTACGCAGTCGGGGGGAGGGCGGCCAGCAGGGACTTCTCCGCGCCCGTGACTGTGGATTCCGTGGAGATCTACGACCCCCATCTGGACACCTGGACCGAGGTCGGCAACATGATCACCAGCCGCTGTGACGGAGGGCTGGCGGTTCTCTGA